In Pocillopora verrucosa isolate sample1 chromosome 13, ASM3666991v2, whole genome shotgun sequence, one genomic interval encodes:
- the LOC136277743 gene encoding uncharacterized protein: MAAKANTKRGILPGYFESLQQKESKERYIEKLKSIEGQDPFEISRKERIDDVDCWPDVTYINVGMYLLFAASPYTQEQLMNYKSLDCYQNFVNGWVREVLCKKFGENRLLIAKVNHSQRMSERPLTPWVMCENSGKVLSAHCDCMAGLGESCSHVASLLWAIEAGCKRRDSLTVTDKKAYWVLPISV, translated from the exons ATGGCGGCGAAAGCGAATACGAAGCGTGGGATATTACCCGGTTATTTTGAGAGTCTACAGCAGAAGGAATCAAAAGAAAGGTATATTGAAAAGTTAAAATCCATCGAAGGACAAGATCCATTCGAAATTTCGCGTAAAGAGAGGATTGACGATGTCGATTGCTGGCCAGACGTAACTTATATAAACGTGGGAATGTATCTTCTGTTTGCTGCGAGCCCGTACACCCAGGAACAATTGATGAACTATAAAAGCTTAGACTGCTATCAGAACTTTGTGAACGGCTGGGTAAGAGAAGTTCTGTGCAAGAAATTCGGCGAAAATCGCCTGTTAATAGCAAAG gttAATCATTCTCAAAGAATGTCGGAAAGGCCTCTGACCCCTTGGGTCATGTGTGAAAACTCAGGCAAAGTTCTGTCTGCCCATTGTGATTGCATGGCTGGTCTTGGAGAGAGCTGCTCCCATGTTGCTTCGTTGCTATGGGCCATTGAAGCGGGATGTAAACGCAGGGATTCACTGACAGTGACAGACAAAAAGGCATACTGGGTTCTACCAATATCAGTTTAG
- the LOC136277699 gene encoding uncharacterized protein: protein MSSFAEESSSCNEASAVQSYPDDRTGSSSNLLRVTILGEEWGSSKGGLLTMNRELAIQLAKHPNMEITMYLPKCSEMDKSDASDYHVQLIEAEKLPGYDPIDWLAVAPEKHAIDFIIGYGVRLGRQISVIKKHCACGWIQVVHTAPEEVDKYETNANAISKGKKMYQEELELCKRADQVLAVGPKLAEAYRRYLCSSQKDQAVLDITPSIFSRYSQVKQVSEDRITFGILMFGHGHSEDFCLKGCDIAVQAVTRLEELSYHLTFVGAPAGKENEVTEELKKCGISPRQLTVRCFNESREFLAGLFCEMDLVIMPSRGEGFGFSALEAMSGSLPILVSRNSGFGEALRQVPFGSSFVVDSEDPDKWAEKIKAIRMKKRSLRLEEARELKTFYANKFSWKKLCDSLYEAMCTIMSRGNRKRKQPESSRSELLNKGKELLGITQKKERKAQ, encoded by the exons GAGTCATCTTCTTGCAATGAAGCTTCAGCAGTGCAGAGTTACCCAGATGACCGAACTGGATCATCCTCCAACCTGTTGAGAGTCACTATACTGGGTGAGGAATGGGGTTCATCAAAAGGGGGTCTTTTGACCATGAATAGAGAGCTGGCTATACAATTAGCCAAACATCCCAACATGGAAATCACCATGTATCTTCCCAAATGCAGTGAGATGGACAAGAGTGATGCAAGTGATTATCATGTTCAGCTGATCGAAGCAGAAAAACTTCCAGGATATGATCCAATTGACTGGCTAGCTGTTGCACCAGAAAAACATGCCATTGATTTTATCATAGGGTATGGAGTACGTCTTGGTAGACAAATATCTGTCATAAAGAAACATTGTGCCTGTGGTTGGATACAAGTGGTCCACACAGCACCAGAAGAGGTTGACAAGTATGAGACCAATGCCAATGCAATTTCAAAAGGTAAGAAGATGTATCAAGAGGAATTAGAACTTTGCAAGAGGGCTGATCAAGTTCTTGCCGTTGGGCCAAAGTTAGCAGAAGCCTACAGGCGTTACTTGTGTTCCAGCCAGAAAGATCAAGCTGTTTTGGATATCACTCCTAGTATTTTCTCACGATACTCCCAAGTCAAACAAGTCAGTGAAGATCGGATTACATTTGGTATTCTAATGTTTGGGCATGGACACAGTGAAGATTTTTGTCTGAAAGGCTGTGACATTGCAGTCCAAGCGGTTACAAGGTTGGAGGAATTGTCATACCATCTCACGTTTGTTGGTGCCCCtgctggaaaagaaaatgaagttactgaagagttaaagaaatgtgGAATTTCCCCCAGGCAACTAACTGTTCGGTGCTTTAATGAAAGTAGAGAATTCCTTGCTGGTTTATTTTGCGAGATGGATTTGGTAATAATGCCTTCAAGAGGCGAGGGATTTGGATTTTCTGCCCTAGAAGCCATGTCTGGTAGTCTGCCAATACTTGTAAGCAGGAACTCTGGATTTGGAGAAGCACTTAGGCAAGTGCCATTTGGCAGCTCATTTGTTGTGGATTCTGAGGATCCTGATAAGTGGGCAGAGAAAATTAAAGCTATTCGAATGAAGAAGAGGAGTTTAAGACTGGAAGAGGCCAGAgaacttaaaacattttatgcCAACAAGTTCAGCTGGAAGAAACTGTGTGATTCTCTTTATGAAGCAATGTGTACCATCATGTCAA GGGGAAACCGTAAAAGAAAGCAGCCCGAATCGTCCAGGTCCGAGCTTCTTAATAAAGGGAAAGAATTGTTGGGTATTACACAGAAGAAAGAACGGAAAGCTCAGTAA